One Ostrea edulis chromosome 2, xbOstEdul1.1, whole genome shotgun sequence genomic region harbors:
- the LOC125680753 gene encoding acid-sensing ion channel 2-like isoform X3: MRSGEVKTMKLSDVSNYCAPNSDAFNPRIISRFRMTVLFSWEPTNTAVKNRYGELEFPKVSFCNLNPMKFSKMVEKEKLFRIINETAALTKVDILDFGIFVEKYVKQYLPSAPLGIQSTSDAKNLFYLAMGELSALDDVAQPIKEFIVSCEYQGQPCDQKDLVSYRDEFYGVCYKFVPLKQPTVASPGPQMGLTLTLNVEEHEYIPFITGSAGVIMDIARIQNSEMDRIPIMKTTGILMSPNVETNIALQNTEHIRLPGASKKCASDMIGGVAECIETCVGTVAAKLSGCAHEITYMVGTVGMCETLREIEENEYVRVHLDIGSSCTHCKIPCLQLDTSSLLKIHVFFSTLATTIIEEEKAYTFGNFLSDIGGQLGLWAGISVLSLAEVLELLVLIVVGFCTRKNKTANEVESIKDLKTVSN, translated from the exons atgagaagtggcgaggttaaaacgatgaaattgagcGATGTGAGTAattattgcgcaccaaatagcgatgcatttaatccacgaatcatcagtagatttagaatgaccgttcttttcagttg gGAGCCAACAAACACTGCTGTGAAAAACCGATACGGAGAGCTGGAATTTCCCAAGGTTTCTTTCTGTAACCTCAATCcgatgaaattttcaaaaatggtgGAAAAGGAAAAACTTTTCAGAATAATCAATGAAACTGCTGCGCTGACTAAAGTTGACATATTAGATTTTGGAATATTTGTGGAG aAATATGTAAAGCAATACCTACCATCAGCTCCATTAG GAATCCAGTCTACCTCTGACGCTAAAAACTTGTTCTACCTGGCCATGGGGGAATTAAGTGCTCTTGATGACGTAGCGCAACCAATCAAAGAATTCATTGTTTCGTGCGAATATCAAGGACAGCCCTGCGATCAGAA GGATCTGGTGTCGTATAGAGATGAATTTTATGGTGTCTGTTATAAATTTGTCCCTTTGAAACAGCCAACAGTAGCATCGCCAGGACCGCAAATGG GTTTGACACTGACTTTGAATGTGGAGGAACATGAGTATATTCCATTTATTACTGGTTCTGCTGGAGTCATTATGGATATTGCACGGATTCAGAACTCTGAAATGGATAGAATTCCCATCATGAAGACTACAGGGATTCTGATGTCACCAAATGTAGAAACGAACATTGCTCTACAAAAT ACGGAGCACATTCGACTTCCGGGAGCATCCAAGAAATGTGCGAGTGACATGATTGGGGGTGTGGCG GAATGTATCGAGACTTGTGTTGGAACCGTCGCTGCCAAGCTGAGTGGTTGTGCACATGAAATCACTTATATGGTGGGAACAGTCGGAATGTGTGAAACTCTGAGAG agatagaagaaaatgaatatgttcGTGTACATCTAGACATAGGGTCATCATGCACTCACTGCAAGATCCCTTGCTT ACAGCTGGACACAAGTAGCTTATTGAAGATTCACGTGTTTTTCTCGACACTTGCAACAACCATCATAGAGGAGGAAAAAGCTTATACG TTTGGGAACTTCCTGAGTGACATCGGTGGTCAGCTGGGATTGTGGGCGGGGATTTCCGTTCTCAGTCTGGCGGAGGTGTTAGAACTTTTAGTTCTGATCGTTGTGGGATTCTGCACCAGAAAGAACAAGACTGCGAATGAGGTCGAATCAATAAAAGACTTGAAAACAGTGTCCAACTAG
- the LOC125680753 gene encoding amiloride-sensitive sodium channel subunit beta-like isoform X1: protein MRSGEVKTMKLSDVSNYCAPNSDAFNPRIISRFRMTVLFSWEPTNTAVKNRYGELEFPKVSFCNLNPMKFSKMVEKEKLFRIINETAALTKVDILDFGIFVEKYVKQYLPSAPLGIQSTSDAKNLFYLAMGELSALDDVAQPIKEFIVSCEYQGQPCDQKDLVSYRDEFYGVCYKFVPLKQPTVASPGPQMGLTLTLNVEEHEYIPFITGSAGVIMDIARIQNSEMDRIPIMKTTGILMSPNVETNIALQNTEHIRLPGASKKCASDMIGGVAECIETCVGTVAAKLSGCAHEITYMVGTVGMCETLREIEENEYVRVHLDIGSSCTHCKIPCFEHIHEKTISMTSWPIDSYIPILKNQLKESGVNITVDTQLDTSSLLKIHVFFSTLATTIIEEEKAYTFGNFLSDIGGQLGLWAGISVLSLAEVLELLVLIVVGFCTRKNKTANEVESIKDLKTVSN, encoded by the exons atgagaagtggcgaggttaaaacgatgaaattgagcGATGTGAGTAattattgcgcaccaaatagcgatgcatttaatccacgaatcatcagtagatttagaatgaccgttcttttcagttg gGAGCCAACAAACACTGCTGTGAAAAACCGATACGGAGAGCTGGAATTTCCCAAGGTTTCTTTCTGTAACCTCAATCcgatgaaattttcaaaaatggtgGAAAAGGAAAAACTTTTCAGAATAATCAATGAAACTGCTGCGCTGACTAAAGTTGACATATTAGATTTTGGAATATTTGTGGAG aAATATGTAAAGCAATACCTACCATCAGCTCCATTAG GAATCCAGTCTACCTCTGACGCTAAAAACTTGTTCTACCTGGCCATGGGGGAATTAAGTGCTCTTGATGACGTAGCGCAACCAATCAAAGAATTCATTGTTTCGTGCGAATATCAAGGACAGCCCTGCGATCAGAA GGATCTGGTGTCGTATAGAGATGAATTTTATGGTGTCTGTTATAAATTTGTCCCTTTGAAACAGCCAACAGTAGCATCGCCAGGACCGCAAATGG GTTTGACACTGACTTTGAATGTGGAGGAACATGAGTATATTCCATTTATTACTGGTTCTGCTGGAGTCATTATGGATATTGCACGGATTCAGAACTCTGAAATGGATAGAATTCCCATCATGAAGACTACAGGGATTCTGATGTCACCAAATGTAGAAACGAACATTGCTCTACAAAAT ACGGAGCACATTCGACTTCCGGGAGCATCCAAGAAATGTGCGAGTGACATGATTGGGGGTGTGGCG GAATGTATCGAGACTTGTGTTGGAACCGTCGCTGCCAAGCTGAGTGGTTGTGCACATGAAATCACTTATATGGTGGGAACAGTCGGAATGTGTGAAACTCTGAGAG agatagaagaaaatgaatatgttcGTGTACATCTAGACATAGGGTCATCATGCACTCACTGCAAGATCCCTTGCTT TGAGCATATTCATGAAAAAACTATATCCATGACTAGTTGGCCAATAGATTCTTATATTCCGATTCTCAAAAATCAACTAAAGGAAAGTGGGGTTAATATTACTGTAGACAC ACAGCTGGACACAAGTAGCTTATTGAAGATTCACGTGTTTTTCTCGACACTTGCAACAACCATCATAGAGGAGGAAAAAGCTTATACG TTTGGGAACTTCCTGAGTGACATCGGTGGTCAGCTGGGATTGTGGGCGGGGATTTCCGTTCTCAGTCTGGCGGAGGTGTTAGAACTTTTAGTTCTGATCGTTGTGGGATTCTGCACCAGAAAGAACAAGACTGCGAATGAGGTCGAATCAATAAAAGACTTGAAAACAGTGTCCAACTAG
- the LOC125680753 gene encoding amiloride-sensitive sodium channel subunit beta-like isoform X4: MEPTNTAVKNRYGELEFPKVSFCNLNPMKFSKMVEKEKLFRIINETAALTKVDILDFGIFVEKYVKQYLPSAPLGIQSTSDAKNLFYLAMGELSALDDVAQPIKEFIVSCEYQGQPCDQKDLVSYRDEFYGVCYKFVPLKQPTVASPGPQMGLTLTLNVEEHEYIPFITGSAGVIMDIARIQNSEMDRIPIMKTTGILMSPNVETNIALQNTEHIRLPGASKKCASDMIGGVAECIETCVGTVAAKLSGCAHEITYMVGTVGMCETLREIEENEYVRVHLDIGSSCTHCKIPCFEHIHEKTISMTSWPIDSYIPILKNQLKESGVNITVDTQLDTSSLLKIHVFFSTLATTIIEEEKAYTFGNFLSDIGGQLGLWAGISVLSLAEVLELLVLIVVGFCTRKNKTANEVESIKDLKTVSN; the protein is encoded by the exons AT gGAGCCAACAAACACTGCTGTGAAAAACCGATACGGAGAGCTGGAATTTCCCAAGGTTTCTTTCTGTAACCTCAATCcgatgaaattttcaaaaatggtgGAAAAGGAAAAACTTTTCAGAATAATCAATGAAACTGCTGCGCTGACTAAAGTTGACATATTAGATTTTGGAATATTTGTGGAG aAATATGTAAAGCAATACCTACCATCAGCTCCATTAG GAATCCAGTCTACCTCTGACGCTAAAAACTTGTTCTACCTGGCCATGGGGGAATTAAGTGCTCTTGATGACGTAGCGCAACCAATCAAAGAATTCATTGTTTCGTGCGAATATCAAGGACAGCCCTGCGATCAGAA GGATCTGGTGTCGTATAGAGATGAATTTTATGGTGTCTGTTATAAATTTGTCCCTTTGAAACAGCCAACAGTAGCATCGCCAGGACCGCAAATGG GTTTGACACTGACTTTGAATGTGGAGGAACATGAGTATATTCCATTTATTACTGGTTCTGCTGGAGTCATTATGGATATTGCACGGATTCAGAACTCTGAAATGGATAGAATTCCCATCATGAAGACTACAGGGATTCTGATGTCACCAAATGTAGAAACGAACATTGCTCTACAAAAT ACGGAGCACATTCGACTTCCGGGAGCATCCAAGAAATGTGCGAGTGACATGATTGGGGGTGTGGCG GAATGTATCGAGACTTGTGTTGGAACCGTCGCTGCCAAGCTGAGTGGTTGTGCACATGAAATCACTTATATGGTGGGAACAGTCGGAATGTGTGAAACTCTGAGAG agatagaagaaaatgaatatgttcGTGTACATCTAGACATAGGGTCATCATGCACTCACTGCAAGATCCCTTGCTT TGAGCATATTCATGAAAAAACTATATCCATGACTAGTTGGCCAATAGATTCTTATATTCCGATTCTCAAAAATCAACTAAAGGAAAGTGGGGTTAATATTACTGTAGACAC ACAGCTGGACACAAGTAGCTTATTGAAGATTCACGTGTTTTTCTCGACACTTGCAACAACCATCATAGAGGAGGAAAAAGCTTATACG TTTGGGAACTTCCTGAGTGACATCGGTGGTCAGCTGGGATTGTGGGCGGGGATTTCCGTTCTCAGTCTGGCGGAGGTGTTAGAACTTTTAGTTCTGATCGTTGTGGGATTCTGCACCAGAAAGAACAAGACTGCGAATGAGGTCGAATCAATAAAAGACTTGAAAACAGTGTCCAACTAG
- the LOC125680753 gene encoding amiloride-sensitive sodium channel subunit beta-like isoform X2 translates to MILCNCLHLPRSYMEPTNTAVKNRYGELEFPKVSFCNLNPMKFSKMVEKEKLFRIINETAALTKVDILDFGIFVEKYVKQYLPSAPLGIQSTSDAKNLFYLAMGELSALDDVAQPIKEFIVSCEYQGQPCDQKDLVSYRDEFYGVCYKFVPLKQPTVASPGPQMGLTLTLNVEEHEYIPFITGSAGVIMDIARIQNSEMDRIPIMKTTGILMSPNVETNIALQNTEHIRLPGASKKCASDMIGGVAECIETCVGTVAAKLSGCAHEITYMVGTVGMCETLREIEENEYVRVHLDIGSSCTHCKIPCFEHIHEKTISMTSWPIDSYIPILKNQLKESGVNITVDTQLDTSSLLKIHVFFSTLATTIIEEEKAYTFGNFLSDIGGQLGLWAGISVLSLAEVLELLVLIVVGFCTRKNKTANEVESIKDLKTVSN, encoded by the exons gGAGCCAACAAACACTGCTGTGAAAAACCGATACGGAGAGCTGGAATTTCCCAAGGTTTCTTTCTGTAACCTCAATCcgatgaaattttcaaaaatggtgGAAAAGGAAAAACTTTTCAGAATAATCAATGAAACTGCTGCGCTGACTAAAGTTGACATATTAGATTTTGGAATATTTGTGGAG aAATATGTAAAGCAATACCTACCATCAGCTCCATTAG GAATCCAGTCTACCTCTGACGCTAAAAACTTGTTCTACCTGGCCATGGGGGAATTAAGTGCTCTTGATGACGTAGCGCAACCAATCAAAGAATTCATTGTTTCGTGCGAATATCAAGGACAGCCCTGCGATCAGAA GGATCTGGTGTCGTATAGAGATGAATTTTATGGTGTCTGTTATAAATTTGTCCCTTTGAAACAGCCAACAGTAGCATCGCCAGGACCGCAAATGG GTTTGACACTGACTTTGAATGTGGAGGAACATGAGTATATTCCATTTATTACTGGTTCTGCTGGAGTCATTATGGATATTGCACGGATTCAGAACTCTGAAATGGATAGAATTCCCATCATGAAGACTACAGGGATTCTGATGTCACCAAATGTAGAAACGAACATTGCTCTACAAAAT ACGGAGCACATTCGACTTCCGGGAGCATCCAAGAAATGTGCGAGTGACATGATTGGGGGTGTGGCG GAATGTATCGAGACTTGTGTTGGAACCGTCGCTGCCAAGCTGAGTGGTTGTGCACATGAAATCACTTATATGGTGGGAACAGTCGGAATGTGTGAAACTCTGAGAG agatagaagaaaatgaatatgttcGTGTACATCTAGACATAGGGTCATCATGCACTCACTGCAAGATCCCTTGCTT TGAGCATATTCATGAAAAAACTATATCCATGACTAGTTGGCCAATAGATTCTTATATTCCGATTCTCAAAAATCAACTAAAGGAAAGTGGGGTTAATATTACTGTAGACAC ACAGCTGGACACAAGTAGCTTATTGAAGATTCACGTGTTTTTCTCGACACTTGCAACAACCATCATAGAGGAGGAAAAAGCTTATACG TTTGGGAACTTCCTGAGTGACATCGGTGGTCAGCTGGGATTGTGGGCGGGGATTTCCGTTCTCAGTCTGGCGGAGGTGTTAGAACTTTTAGTTCTGATCGTTGTGGGATTCTGCACCAGAAAGAACAAGACTGCGAATGAGGTCGAATCAATAAAAGACTTGAAAACAGTGTCCAACTAG
- the LOC125681004 gene encoding syntaxin-17-like isoform X2, which translates to MWRSRLSDWNALHRENINATRTVQQIKANIKEIKKLRTQVMDDDVKEFDNKTDPMVQQAVETLQDFVDLSTGISQSYDKTEDTEVLSNRNRTVSENELVFAGTEQLHHIPDTSMAEESWENLHENLVELNSLIHNFSSAVKTQQEAVDRIEDNIEKAHHDVRKGAFQLGKASKYKAAMFPIAGAVIGTVVAGPIGLFAGAKIGGILGIGIGGTAGLVGGRVLKNRQNKVTEVELKNMNLKKSSSLPDIASQSSQQKSWLPWR; encoded by the exons ATGTGGAGAAG TCGACTGAGCGATTGGAATGCTCTTCATCGAGAAAACATCAATGCCACAAGAACCGTCCAACAAATCAAAGCaaatattaaagaaatcaaGAAGCTACGAACACAGGTTATGGATGATGATGTTAAAGAATTCGATAACAAAACCGATCCGATGGTTCAGCAGGCTGTAGAAACCTTACAGGACTTTGTGGATTTAAGTACAGGGATATCCCAAAGTTACG ACAAAACAGAGGACACAGAGGTTCTGTCAAACAGAAACAGAACTGTGAGTGAAAATGAGCTTGTTTTTGCTGGAACCGAACAGCTACACCATATTCCTGACACTTCCATGGCAGAGGAATCCTGGGAAAATTTACACGAG AATTTGGTGGAATTAAATTCTCTGATACACAATTTTTCAAGTGCAGTGAAG ACTCAACAGGAAGCTGTAGATAGAATCGAAGACAACATTGAGAAAGCACACCATGATGTCCGGAAAGGAGCATTTCAACTCGGAAAG GCATCCAAATACAAAGCTGCTATGTTCCCAATAGCAGGTGCTGTAATTGGAACAGTGGTAGCGGGGCCAATAGGATTATTTgctggggccaaaatagggggcATTCTTGGGATCGGAATTGGGGGCACAGCTG GATTGGTTGGAGGCAGGGTGCTAAAAAACAGACAAAACAAAGTCACTGAGGTAGAACTGAAAAATATGAATCTGAAAAAATCATCGTCTCTACCAGACATAGCATCTCAGTCTAGTCAGCAGAAAAGCTGGTTACCATGGAGATGA
- the LOC125681004 gene encoding syntaxin-17-like isoform X1 — translation MASFESQAVKQSNTPQEVQKYSIRRLEISVNKFIKVITIDIERLHQHRLNVEKFSRLSDWNALHRENINATRTVQQIKANIKEIKKLRTQVMDDDVKEFDNKTDPMVQQAVETLQDFVDLSTGISQSYDKTEDTEVLSNRNRTVSENELVFAGTEQLHHIPDTSMAEESWENLHENLVELNSLIHNFSSAVKTQQEAVDRIEDNIEKAHHDVRKGAFQLGKASKYKAAMFPIAGAVIGTVVAGPIGLFAGAKIGGILGIGIGGTAGLVGGRVLKNRQNKVTEVELKNMNLKKSSSLPDIASQSSQQKSWLPWR, via the exons ATGGCATCTTTTGAATCACAAGCGGTAAAACAAAGCAATACCCCACAGGAAGTGCAGAAATATTCAATAAGAAGATTGGAGATATCTGTCAACAAATTTATCAAAGTCATTACAATCGATATAGAGAGACTGCATCAACACAGACTCAATGTGGAGAAG TTTAGTCGACTGAGCGATTGGAATGCTCTTCATCGAGAAAACATCAATGCCACAAGAACCGTCCAACAAATCAAAGCaaatattaaagaaatcaaGAAGCTACGAACACAGGTTATGGATGATGATGTTAAAGAATTCGATAACAAAACCGATCCGATGGTTCAGCAGGCTGTAGAAACCTTACAGGACTTTGTGGATTTAAGTACAGGGATATCCCAAAGTTACG ACAAAACAGAGGACACAGAGGTTCTGTCAAACAGAAACAGAACTGTGAGTGAAAATGAGCTTGTTTTTGCTGGAACCGAACAGCTACACCATATTCCTGACACTTCCATGGCAGAGGAATCCTGGGAAAATTTACACGAG AATTTGGTGGAATTAAATTCTCTGATACACAATTTTTCAAGTGCAGTGAAG ACTCAACAGGAAGCTGTAGATAGAATCGAAGACAACATTGAGAAAGCACACCATGATGTCCGGAAAGGAGCATTTCAACTCGGAAAG GCATCCAAATACAAAGCTGCTATGTTCCCAATAGCAGGTGCTGTAATTGGAACAGTGGTAGCGGGGCCAATAGGATTATTTgctggggccaaaatagggggcATTCTTGGGATCGGAATTGGGGGCACAGCTG GATTGGTTGGAGGCAGGGTGCTAAAAAACAGACAAAACAAAGTCACTGAGGTAGAACTGAAAAATATGAATCTGAAAAAATCATCGTCTCTACCAGACATAGCATCTCAGTCTAGTCAGCAGAAAAGCTGGTTACCATGGAGATGA